In Mycolicibacterium alvei, a single window of DNA contains:
- a CDS encoding SDR family NAD(P)-dependent oxidoreductase — MESSLSLDGRVVVVSGAGGGGIGTTVTRMAAEAGATVVAVSRSQDNLDTHIAPLADKGLNVVTVAADASTDEGIATVLDAARAAEGVLYGLVNVAGGAAPSTWMPATRVSRADWRELFAANLETMFFMSQAVASEIRAQGNPGSIVSVSSISGMNTAPYHVAYGTAKAAIVAATRTMAVELADAGIRVNAVAPGVTETAASATYVDADPERDQRAIAMGRRGTPEEQAGAILFLLSDLSSYITGQTILVDGGLNLRWTHLGGDNTSLFLKDETFRAAIRRHE, encoded by the coding sequence CACCGTCACGCGGATGGCGGCCGAGGCCGGGGCCACGGTCGTGGCGGTGAGCCGGTCGCAGGACAACCTCGACACGCACATTGCACCGTTGGCCGACAAGGGCCTGAACGTGGTGACGGTGGCGGCCGACGCGTCGACGGATGAGGGCATCGCGACTGTGCTCGACGCGGCGCGGGCCGCCGAGGGCGTGCTGTACGGACTCGTCAACGTCGCCGGCGGCGCGGCCCCGTCGACCTGGATGCCGGCCACCCGGGTGTCGCGGGCGGACTGGCGCGAGCTGTTTGCCGCGAATCTCGAAACCATGTTCTTCATGAGCCAGGCGGTGGCCTCGGAGATCCGCGCGCAGGGCAATCCGGGCTCGATCGTGTCGGTCTCCTCGATCAGCGGAATGAACACCGCGCCGTATCACGTCGCCTACGGCACCGCGAAGGCCGCGATTGTCGCGGCCACCAGAACCATGGCGGTCGAACTGGCGGATGCCGGCATCCGGGTCAATGCCGTCGCCCCCGGGGTGACCGAAACCGCCGCCTCGGCAACCTATGTCGACGCTGACCCCGAGCGTGACCAGCGGGCGATCGCGATGGGCCGGCGTGGCACGCCCGAGGAACAGGCCGGTGCCATCCTCTTTCTGCTCTCCGACCTGTCGAGCTACATCACCGGCCAGACCATCCTGGTCGACGGCGGACTCAACCTCCGCTGGACCCATCTCGGCGGTGACAACACCTCGTTGTTCCTCAAGGACGAGACCTTCCGCGCGGCCATCAGGAGGCATGAGTGA
- a CDS encoding aromatic ring-hydroxylating oxygenase subunit alpha, with protein MTIGVDAYISPEYARNERDRLWRKVWQQVGRIEDLPEVGSYLTYDILDDSILVVRTAAGSTAESFAAHHNVCMHRGRRLVDTPAGAKSACDRTRKSFMCGFHGWTYDLQGACTHIREQDDWQGTLTAENTHLAGVRVDTWGGWLFINMDPDCEPLADFLFPAAKILDPFGLENMRYKWRKWLKFDCNWKVAMEAFNETYHVFTTHPEFNKFGEFKGWAKAQGKHSNIGYDAPKDMEETKSKIRLGTGDPRISTAEMQVYTMEETNATTTQTLVNAAKRLVDELPEGTPADKVLEHWLSSARADDEARGVIWPTIPPDILGQSGTAWQIFPNFQIGQGLTSALCYSARPDPSYDPDKCIFEVSVFELYPKGQEPQTEWEYTPPDSPNWRSVLPQDFSNMAAVQQGMKSAGFPGTKPNPYRERSTVNLHYQLSKYMGTGEPTDIQ; from the coding sequence ATGACCATCGGGGTCGACGCCTACATCTCACCGGAATACGCCCGCAACGAGCGGGATCGGCTGTGGCGCAAGGTGTGGCAGCAGGTGGGCCGCATCGAGGACCTGCCGGAGGTGGGCAGCTACCTCACCTACGACATCCTCGACGATTCGATCCTGGTGGTACGCACTGCCGCCGGCTCAACGGCCGAATCCTTTGCCGCCCATCACAACGTGTGCATGCACCGCGGCCGGCGCCTGGTCGACACCCCGGCCGGCGCCAAGAGCGCCTGTGACCGGACCCGCAAATCGTTCATGTGCGGGTTCCATGGGTGGACCTACGATCTCCAGGGCGCCTGCACCCACATTCGGGAGCAGGACGACTGGCAGGGCACCTTGACCGCGGAGAACACTCATCTGGCCGGGGTCCGGGTCGACACCTGGGGCGGGTGGCTGTTCATCAACATGGACCCCGACTGTGAACCGTTGGCCGACTTCCTGTTTCCCGCCGCCAAGATCCTCGATCCGTTCGGCCTGGAGAACATGCGCTACAAGTGGCGCAAATGGTTGAAGTTCGACTGCAACTGGAAAGTCGCGATGGAGGCCTTCAACGAGACCTACCACGTGTTCACCACCCACCCCGAGTTCAACAAGTTCGGTGAGTTCAAGGGTTGGGCCAAGGCGCAGGGCAAGCACTCCAACATCGGCTACGACGCGCCGAAGGACATGGAGGAGACCAAGTCCAAGATCCGCCTCGGCACCGGTGATCCGCGCATCTCCACCGCCGAGATGCAGGTCTACACCATGGAAGAGACCAACGCGACCACCACGCAGACCTTGGTGAACGCCGCCAAGCGCCTCGTCGACGAGCTGCCCGAGGGCACGCCGGCCGACAAGGTGCTCGAGCACTGGCTGTCCTCGGCGCGAGCCGACGACGAGGCCCGCGGCGTGATCTGGCCGACCATCCCGCCCGATATTCTCGGGCAGAGCGGCACGGCGTGGCAGATCTTCCCGAACTTCCAGATCGGCCAGGGTCTGACCAGTGCCCTGTGCTACAGCGCCCGGCCTGACCCGAGCTACGACCCGGACAAGTGCATCTTCGAGGTGTCGGTGTTCGAGCTCTACCCCAAAGGTCAAGAGCCGCAGACTGAATGGGAATACACCCCGCCCGACAGTCCGAACTGGCGCTCGGTGCTGCCGCAGGACTTCTCGAACATGGCCGCCGTTCAGCAGGGCATGAAGTCGGCCGGTTTTCCGGGCACCAAACCGAATCCGTATCGCGAACGCAGCACCGTCAACCTGCACTACCAGCTTTCCAAGTACATGGGCACGGGAGAGCCCACCGACATCCAGTGA